The Bos taurus isolate L1 Dominette 01449 registration number 42190680 breed Hereford chromosome 13, ARS-UCD2.0, whole genome shotgun sequence genome contains a region encoding:
- the LOC101905203 gene encoding heterogeneous nuclear ribonucleoprotein A1-like produces MSKSESPKEPEQLRKLFIGGLSFETTDESLRSHFEQWGTLTDCVVMRDPNTKRSRGFGFVTYATVEEVDVAMNARPHKVDGRVVEPKRAVSREDSQRPGDHLTVKKIFVGGIKEDTEEHHLRDYFEQYRKIEVIEIMTD; encoded by the coding sequence ATGTCTAAATCAGAGTCTCCCAAAGAGCCCGAACAGCTGCGGAAGCTCTTCATCGGAGGATTGAGCTTTGAAACAACCGATGAGAGTCTGAGGAGCCATTTTGAGCAATGGGGAACGCTCACAGACTGTGTGGTAATGAGGGATCCAAACACCAAGCGCTCCAGAGGCTTCGGGTTTGTCACATACGCCACGGTGGAGGAGGTGGATGTGGCCATGAATGCAAGGCCACACAAGGTGGACGGAAGAGTTGTGGAACCAAAGAGGGCCGTCTCAAGAGAAGATTCTCAAAGACCTGGTGACCACTTAACTGTGAAAAAGATTTTTGTTGGTGGCATTAAAGAAGACACTGAAGAACATCACCTGAGAGATTATTTTGAACAGTACAGGAAAATTGAAGTAATTGAAATCATGACTGACTGA